From a single Nicotiana tomentosiformis chromosome 2, ASM39032v3, whole genome shotgun sequence genomic region:
- the LOC138905189 gene encoding putative F-box protein At1g65770 has product MANWAELPRDLLIPIAQRVKVIEDFIAFGAVCTSWRTATPKHNFDVFSPQVPLLMLADKDDDYREFYSLSKQKVSRIFLPEVRGRACFSSEGWICTAAYTGEVNLLHPFSRTQIQLPPQEALLAFDCDDPEGGYPCIDQAVLSASPSLTSDYVLVVSFYGYKNCLAFWRPGDLSWTNMKIDRSIVIGGVTGLKYYKGKFYAVYYSGQVWVYDVPIGEPRDLVWLEDDMFKRPLVQFYLVEVSGALLLVSRFASEGPNGGAVTFKFRVFELDVIKGELKEINTLGESSIFLGRNGASSIDSSKFIGVKRNQIYFTDDWTDFFRTLEGGGGRDMGAYDLESGKIESFYPGLSLSPICPPTWVAPSF; this is encoded by the coding sequence ATGGCAAACTGGGCAGAACTGCCTCGTGACCTCCTTATTCCGATTGCGCAGCGTGTTAAGGTGATTGAAGATTTTATTGCTTTTGGTGCTGTTTGTACCTCATGGCGAACTGCTACCCCCAAGCATAATTTTGATGTGTTTTCGCCCCAAGTTCCGTTGCTAATGCTGGCTGATAAAGACGATGATTATCGAGAATTTTACTCTCTTTCCAAGCAGAAAGTTTCACGCATATTTCTCCCCGAAGTTAGAGGACGAGCGTGTTTTTCGTCGGAAGGATGGATCTGCACCGCGGCATACACTGGAGAGGTAAACTTGTTGCATCCTTTCTCCCGTACCCAAATCCAACTTCCTCCACAAgaggccttattggcttttgaTTGTGACGATCCAGAGGGAGGATATCCGTGCATCGACCAAGCTGTGTTATCTGCTAGCCCTTCTCTTACATCTGATTATGTACTGGTAGTTTCTTTTTATGGATATAAAAATTGTTTGGCTTTTTGGCGACCTGGAGACCTTAGCTGGACTAATATGAAAATCGACAGATCTATTGTAATTGGTGGAGTTACCGGTCTCAAATACTATAAGGGTAAATTTTATGCTGTGTATTACTCTGGCCAAGTCTGGGTTTATGATGTACCAATTGGAGAGCCACGTGATCTTGTTTGGCTTGAGGATGATATGTTTAAACGGCCGTTAGTTCAGTTCTACCTAGTAGAGGTATCAGGTGCACTATTATTGGTTAGCCGATTTGCCTCAGAGGGTCCAAATGGTGGTGCTGTAACCTTTAAATTTAGAGTTTTTGAATTAGATGTAATCAAAGGTGAATTGAAGGAGATTAACACCTTGGGAGAATCATCAATTTTCTTGGGCCGTAATGGAGCAAGTTCTATTGACTCCTCTAAGTTTATCGGAGTCAAGCGTAATCAAATATATTTTACTGATGATTGGACTGATTTTTTCCGCACATTAGAAGGAGGGGGTGGAAGAGATATGGGGGCTTACGATCTTGAAAGTGGAAAAATTGAATCTTTTTATCCTGGATTGTCACTAAGTCCTATTTGCCCGCCAACTTGGGTCGCACCATCATTCTAA